A genomic region of Paroedura picta isolate Pp20150507F chromosome 4, Ppicta_v3.0, whole genome shotgun sequence contains the following coding sequences:
- the MC3R gene encoding melanocortin receptor 3, which yields MNTTKHWALTFQPVLSNATGREVNDSALYISRTDHGFCEQVSIKAEVFLTLGIVSLLENVLVILAVIKNGNLHSPMYFFLCSLAAADILVSMSNALETIMIAILSNGYLVMDDRFIQNMDNVFDSMICISLVASICNLLVIAVDRYITIFYALRYHSIMSVRKALALIGVIWVACIICGIMFIVYYESKTVIVCLITMFFTMLFLMASLYVHMFLFARLHVKRIAALPVDGVPHQRTCMKGAVTITILLGVFIVCWAPFFLHLILIISCPTNPHCICYTSHFNTYLVLIMCNSVIDPLIYAFRSLEMRKTFKEIVCCCYGTSSGQCML from the coding sequence ATGAACACCACCAAGCATTGGGCTCTTACGTTTCAGCCCGTTTTGTCGAATGCCACCGGCAGGGAGGTCAACGACTCAGCCCTCTACATCAGCAGGACCGACCACGGGTTCTGCGAGCAAGTCTCCATCAAGGCGGAGGTCTTCTTGACGCTGGGAATCGTCAGCCTTCTGGAGAACGTCCTTGTCATCCTTGCCGTGATCAAGAATGGAAACCTCCActcccccatgtacttcttcctttgTAGCCTGGCCGCTGCAGACATCCTCGTGAGCATGTCGAACGCCCTGGAGACCATCATGATAGCCATCCTGAGCAACGGGTACTTGGTCATGGACGACCGTTTCATCCAGAACATGGACAATGTCTTTGACTCAATGATCTGTATCTCTTTGGTGGCCTCCATATGCAACCTTTTGGTCATAGCGGTCGACAGGTACATTACCATTTTTTACGCACTCCGTTACCACAGCATCATGAGCGTgaggaaagccctggccctgattggaGTCATTTGGGTGGCTTGCATCATCTGTGGCATCATGTTCATTGTCTACTACGAAAGCAAAACTGTCATTGTCTGCCTCATCACCATGTTCTTCACCATGCTTTTCCTCATGGCCTCCCTGTACGTCCACATGTTCTTGTTTGCGCGCCTCCATGTCAAGCGCATCGCTGCCCTGCCCGTCGATGGGGTCCCCCATCAGCGCACCTGTATGAAAGGGGCGGTCACCATAACGATTCTCCTGGGGGTCTTCATTGTCTGCTGGGCACCGTTTTTCCTACACCTCATCCTCATCATCTCCTGCCCGACAAACCCACACTGCATTTGCTACACCTCACATTTTAACACGTACCTGGTCCTTATTATGTGCAACTCGGTAATCGATCCTCTGATTTACGCGTTCCGCAGCCTGGAGATGCGGAAGACGTTCAAGGAGATCGTGTGCTGCTGTTACGGCACGAGCTCAGGGCAATGCATgctctaa